TGGAAGAGACATTTTTTAGAGGTTATTTATTTACTAATCTTTATGATGGATTCAAATCAAAGAGATTATTTAAAAAAAAAGCACTTTTAATTTCCTTGATGTTATCATCACTTTTTTTCGGGTTAGCTCATTTTAGCAACAATGACGCTTCCATTCTTTCAATAGTATTACTTACAATAAATGGCATGGTTTGGTGTATTCCGTTTATAATGACCGAAAATTTAGGACTGTCAATCGGCCTTCATATGGCATGGAATTTTACACAAACTCAATTGGGATTTACAATGAGTGGTAACAAGGCTGTAAATTCATTTTACGAAATTGAAAACAAAGGTGCCGATTTGCTGACTGGTGGAGAATATGGTCCTGAAGCCGGAATATTGGGGCTTTTCGGGTTCGTCGTTATGTTTTTGCTATCACTGGCCTATTTGAAACATATCAAAGGAAAGAAATTATAGCAATAACTGTCACGTTGATTTAATTTAACAGACATCTCTTGTCTTAGTGGTAACTATAAAGTCAATTTCAAGAAAGCACGCCAAAAGCACGCCGTCAAATAAAAAAGGCAGCTACATTTTCATGTAACTGCCTGATTTTAAAGCTCCCCCTCTTGGGCTCGAACCAAGGACCCTCTGATTAACAGTCAGATGCTCTAACCAACTGAGCTAAGGAGGAAAATACCTTACTTTATCCTTTAAAGCGGCTGCAAATATAATTGTTTTTTAAAATTTGCCAAACAAAAAAAAGTGGTTTTTCTATTTAAATAACCATTTGTATAAATCGTTGCCATTTGCGAACAACAATAACGCTATTAAGAGGAAAAATCCAGTAATTTGAGCGTATTCCAAAAACTTATCACTTGGCTTTCTTCCTGTTATCATTTCATATAAAAGAAACATAACATGTCCACCATCCAATGCCGGGATGGGAAGAATGTTCATAAAGGCAAGTATAATGGAGATAAAGGCAGTAGCGCTCCAAAAAGCTGGCCAGTCCCAACCATCGGGGAAAAGACCTCCTATGGCGGCAAATCCACCAACGCCCTTATAGGCCCCCGTTGAAGGGTTAAAAATCTTCTTCATTTGTTTTACGTAGCCGCTCAAGGTACTTACACCCTTGTCTATGCCGGCGGGGATGGACTCCAAAAAAGAATACTTTACCTTTTCTATTTTAAAATAACCATTCTCCGCATATTCATCAAAGGAGTTATAACCGGCAAAAACACCTAATTTCCCTTCGTTGGTAACCTGCGCCTCAATAGGTATTGTTTTTCCATCTCTTTTAACGGTCAGTTCAACTTTTTTTCCTTTATTTTCCTCCAAAATGGGAACTATTTCATCTTGGTATATTACGCTCTGTCCATTTACCGCTATAACTTCGTCCTTTTCCTTTAAGCCGCTATTTAAATTAGGAGAATCTTCAGGTATTTCACGAACTACAAATGGCGTTCTTAAACTTAAGAATCGTGCTTTATCCTCGTCCTCCAACAAAGTAGCTATAAAATCAACCGGGATTTCTTGATCAAAGGTTCTACCGTCCCGTTGAATCGTAATGGTATTACCATTAATAATTTCCAAGGGCAATGAACTAAATTTTTCCACCTTTTCACCGTCCACTGCAACAATTAAATCTCCAGTTTTAATACCCAGCTCATCCCCAATATTCTTTTCAGTGACCAAAAAACCATCCTTTAAACTATCTGCAGGAATATACTGTTCTCCATAAGAATAGGCCATTCCAATATAAATGATTACTGCCAAAATAAAGTTGACCGTAACGCCACCCAACATAATGATCAAGCGCTGCCAAGCGGGTTTACTCCTAAACTCCCAAGGTTTGGGTTCTTCCTTCATGGCTTCGGTATCCATACTCTCATCGATCATACCGGCAATTTTCACATACCCTCCCAAAGGAAGCCATCCAATTCCATATACAGTTTCCCCTATTTTCTTTTTAAAAAGGGAGAATTTTACATCAAAGAACAAATAGAACTTTTCTACACGGGTCTTGAATAATTTGGCGGGGATAAAATGTCCAAGTTCATGAAGCACGATCAAAAGGGAAAGGCTTAGAAAAAATTGGATGGTCTTAATGGCAATGGGACTCATTAGCGTCTTCTAAAATTTAAATCGGACAAAAGTACGGCTTTACGAAGTCTTAAAAAAAGAAACTCGCTATACACCCGTTATTTTTAAGAATATTTTGGCTACATCAACGTATTAATAATTTGAATCACACCGTGTCCTCACTTACCTTTGTACAAAAAGCATCATGGGCTCTTTTTTCAATAAATTCAAATTTTTCGGCATGGTAATGCTGGGGATTTCGGCGGTCATCATTTACCTCTTTTATAATGCCCTACAGCCCCAAAAAACGCTCCCTGTCTACTCTCCCGCTATGGTAAACAGCGACTTGGTGGACCAGGAAATTCAACACATCCGTAAATATCACACGATTGCGGACTTTTCCCTGATAAACCAAAATGGGGATACCATTACACAAGATGATTATAGGGACAAGATTTACATTGCGGATTTTTTCTTTACTACATGCCCTACCATTTGTCCAATTATGACCAAGAACATGGCATCCATCCAAGATAAAGTTGGGGATGACGTCATGCTGCTCTCCCATTCCGTAACTCCGCAAATAGATTCCGTAGCACAGTTAAAAAAATACGCTTTGGAAAAAGGGGTGGACGACTCAAAATGGAATTTGGTTACCGGCGATAAAAAACAAATCTACGAATTGGCACGTAAGTCCTATTTGGCCGTAAAAACAGACGGAGATGGAGGTCCCTATGATATGATTCATACAGAAAATTTCATTTTGGTCGACAAAAAAAAGCGTATACGCGGTTTCTACGACGGCACCAGCGAAGAAGAGGTACAAAAACTACTGGAAGATTTGAAAATTCTCAAATGCAGCTACGAAGAATAGATTTTCCCATCATTGGAATGTCTGCAGTACAGATATTAGCCTAATAATTCTTGCTTATGATAAAAATTGCGTTATTTTTGCTTAATTATATTGAATCTAAATAAGAATTGGAGACAACAGTTGCACGTTTAAAGCGAGGTCAAAAGGGAATTATCAAGGAGTTTACCGAGGATTTACTTCCCATTAAACTTCTGGAGCTTGGCTGTCTGCCAGGCAACGAAGTAGAACTGGTACAAGTGGCACCCCTTAAGGATCCAATATATATAAATGTCAATGGGTCACATATTGCCATAAGGCGCGTGATTGCGGAGCAAATCGCTTTAGAGATCATTGATGAAGATGTTGTGCTATGAGCAAACAAATCAATGTAGCTCTTATTGGAAATCCTAATACTGGAAAAACCTCCGTCTTCAATCAATTAACCGGACTCAATCAAAAAGTTGGGAATTACCCTGGTATTACGGTAGAAAAGAAAGAGGGCATCTGTAAGCTACCTAGAGGGGTTAGAGCCCACATCATTGACCTCCCCGGAACTTATAGCTTAAACACCACCTCACTGGATGAAAGTGTCGCAGTGGAACTTCTACTCAATAAAAACGATAAGGACCACCCCGATGTCGCCTTGGTAGTATCGGATGTGGAGAACCTAAAAAGAAACCTTCTTCTTTTTACACAAATAAAGGATTTAAAAATCCCGGCCATTTTAGTGATTAATATGGCCGATAGAATGACCCGTAAGGGCATTAGCATCGATATTGAACTTTTAGAGGAAAAACTAGATGCAAAAATCGCATTAGTAAGTACACGAAAAGGTACGGGTATAGAAAAACTTAAAGAACTTATTGCGGATTATAAAAACTTGTCCAAAACTCCGAATGTTGATACTACCGTTATAGCCCCGGAGTATTTTGAAAAGCTCAAAAACACCTTTCCAAAGGAGGATATTTACAAACTATGGTTGGTCATAACCCAGGATGTCAATTTCATGCCCATCCAAAAAAACCTGATTAAGGACGCCTCCTCATTTAGTACAAAGTCAAAATCCGAGTTAAAAAGGTTACAGCAAAAGGAAACCATACTCCGTTATCAGTTTATCAATGGCATTTTAAAAGAAACATACAAAGTAGATATAAATGCTGCCAAAGGATTCAGGGCTACACTAGATAAGGTGCTGACCCACAAAGTCTTTGGTTATCTTATTTTCTTTATTATCCTTTTGACCATTTTTCAGGCCATTTATGGCTGGAGTGAATATCCGATGGATATGATAGACGGTTTCTTTGCCTCTGCTACGGAGTGGGTAAAGGAAACCTTACCTCCCGGCGTATTCACTAATCTTATTGCCGAGGGCGTTTTGGCTGGTATTGGCGGGATAGTGATTTTTATACCTCAAATAGCGTTTCTTTTTCTGTTCATTTCCCTTTTGGAAGAAACCGGGTATATGAGCAGGGTGGTATTTCTAATGGACAGAATCATGAGACCCTTTGGTCTAAGTGGAAAAAGTGTTGTTCCCTTGATTTCTGGAACGGCCTGTGCCATACCGGCAGTAATGGCGACTAGAACCATTGAAAACTGGAAAGAGCGACTGATTACCATTTTGGTAACCCCATTTACAACATGTTCGGCAAGGTTACCGGTGTATCTCATCATTATTGCCTTAGTAATTCCTGAAGGAAGCTTCCTAGGACTTAGTTTTAAGGCTTTAACTTTAATGCTCTTATATCTTTTAGGGTTTGCCGCGGCTATTTTATCCGCTATGGCACTCAATAAAATATTAAAAATAAAAAGCAGGTCTTTCTTCGTTATAGAACTTCCAAACTATAAACTTCCACTTCTAAAAAATGTGGGATACACGGTTTTGGAAAAGACCAAAAGTTTCGTTTTTGGCGCAGGAAAGATAATTTTGGCCATCTCCATAATTCTTTGGTTCCTGGGATCCAATGGATACTCTGACGATTTTAAAAATGCAGAATCTATCGTAGCCAATCGCATTGCAGAAAATGGCTTTTCCGATAACAGTAAAACCTATATCGCAAATAATCTAGAAGAGTACAAATCTTCATTGACCAATGCCGAAATAGACCAAACATCTTCCTCTTTTAAGGACTCTATCGTAGCAATGAATTCAACATTGGAAGAAAAGGCGTTGAATCAAGAAATAGCAAGCTATAAATTGGAACATTCCTATATGGGTTATATGGGAAAAGCGATAGAACCCATTGTTAGTCCTTTAGGATACGATTGGAAAATCGGAATTGCCGTATTGACATCTTTTGCCGCAAGAGAGGTTTTTGTGGGCACCTTGGCAACAATTTATAGTGTTGGGAACGATGAAGAAGAAACGATTAAAAACAGAATGGCGGCGGAGGTAAACCCGGTAACCAAGGAACCGTTATTTAATTTAGCCTCGGGTATTTCATTATTGCTTTTCTATGCCTTTGCCATGCAATGTAT
This window of the Maribacter cobaltidurans genome carries:
- a CDS encoding CPBP family intramembrane glutamic endopeptidase; the encoded protein is MAILEETFFRGYLFTNLYDGFKSKRLFKKKALLISLMLSSLFFGLAHFSNNDASILSIVLLTINGMVWCIPFIMTENLGLSIGLHMAWNFTQTQLGFTMSGNKAVNSFYEIENKGADLLTGGEYGPEAGILGLFGFVVMFLLSLAYLKHIKGKKL
- the rseP gene encoding RIP metalloprotease RseP, giving the protein MSPIAIKTIQFFLSLSLLIVLHELGHFIPAKLFKTRVEKFYLFFDVKFSLFKKKIGETVYGIGWLPLGGYVKIAGMIDESMDTEAMKEEPKPWEFRSKPAWQRLIIMLGGVTVNFILAVIIYIGMAYSYGEQYIPADSLKDGFLVTEKNIGDELGIKTGDLIVAVDGEKVEKFSSLPLEIINGNTITIQRDGRTFDQEIPVDFIATLLEDEDKARFLSLRTPFVVREIPEDSPNLNSGLKEKDEVIAVNGQSVIYQDEIVPILEENKGKKVELTVKRDGKTIPIEAQVTNEGKLGVFAGYNSFDEYAENGYFKIEKVKYSFLESIPAGIDKGVSTLSGYVKQMKKIFNPSTGAYKGVGGFAAIGGLFPDGWDWPAFWSATAFISIILAFMNILPIPALDGGHVMFLLYEMITGRKPSDKFLEYAQITGFFLLIALLLFANGNDLYKWLFK
- a CDS encoding SCO family protein — translated: MGSFFNKFKFFGMVMLGISAVIIYLFYNALQPQKTLPVYSPAMVNSDLVDQEIQHIRKYHTIADFSLINQNGDTITQDDYRDKIYIADFFFTTCPTICPIMTKNMASIQDKVGDDVMLLSHSVTPQIDSVAQLKKYALEKGVDDSKWNLVTGDKKQIYELARKSYLAVKTDGDGGPYDMIHTENFILVDKKKRIRGFYDGTSEEEVQKLLEDLKILKCSYEE
- a CDS encoding FeoA family protein, with translation METTVARLKRGQKGIIKEFTEDLLPIKLLELGCLPGNEVELVQVAPLKDPIYINVNGSHIAIRRVIAEQIALEIIDEDVVL
- the feoB gene encoding ferrous iron transport protein B translates to MSKQINVALIGNPNTGKTSVFNQLTGLNQKVGNYPGITVEKKEGICKLPRGVRAHIIDLPGTYSLNTTSLDESVAVELLLNKNDKDHPDVALVVSDVENLKRNLLLFTQIKDLKIPAILVINMADRMTRKGISIDIELLEEKLDAKIALVSTRKGTGIEKLKELIADYKNLSKTPNVDTTVIAPEYFEKLKNTFPKEDIYKLWLVITQDVNFMPIQKNLIKDASSFSTKSKSELKRLQQKETILRYQFINGILKETYKVDINAAKGFRATLDKVLTHKVFGYLIFFIILLTIFQAIYGWSEYPMDMIDGFFASATEWVKETLPPGVFTNLIAEGVLAGIGGIVIFIPQIAFLFLFISLLEETGYMSRVVFLMDRIMRPFGLSGKSVVPLISGTACAIPAVMATRTIENWKERLITILVTPFTTCSARLPVYLIIIALVIPEGSFLGLSFKALTLMLLYLLGFAAAILSAMALNKILKIKSRSFFVIELPNYKLPLLKNVGYTVLEKTKSFVFGAGKIILAISIILWFLGSNGYSDDFKNAESIVANRIAENGFSDNSKTYIANNLEEYKSSLTNAEIDQTSSSFKDSIVAMNSTLEEKALNQEIASYKLEHSYMGYMGKAIEPIVSPLGYDWKIGIAVLTSFAAREVFVGTLATIYSVGNDEEETIKNRMAAEVNPVTKEPLFNLASGISLLLFYAFAMQCMSTLAIVKRETNSWKWPTYQLVFMSLFAYIIALVAYQILK